CCTGAAGCGCTAATGCATCTGTTTTTAATTTTTCTGCTTCCGCTTCCTCTTTAGCTCTTACACCAAAATTTCCGAATTTGTAAATAGACTGTGGCGTAAGTCCCAGATGCCCGCAAACCGGGATTCCCGTCTCAACTATTTTACGGATATTTTCGATGATTTCTACACCACCCTCCAGTTTAAGTGCATGTGCTCCGGATTCTTTCATGACGCGAACAGCAGCCTTATAAGCATCGTTGATATCGCCCTGATAAGCTCCGAAAGGTAGATCTACGACAACCATCGCACGCTTGGTACCCCTTACTACCGCTGAAGCATGATAAATCATGTTGTCCAGTGTCATCGGCAATGTAGTTTCGTAACCGGCAAATACATTAGCAGCAGAATCGCCAACTAAAATGATTTCAACTCCTCCCTCATCCAGTGCACGTGCTATGGAATAGTCATAGCCGGTCAGCATCGCAATTTTCTCTTTACGGTTCTTCAATTCCTGAATGGTAGAAGTCGTGATTCGTGTAATTTCTTTGTTTACAGACATGTCTTCGTTTGTTGAAGAAACAAAAGTATAGAAATTTTAAGCAAAACTATGTTTTAAAACCCTAATAAATGATTGTTGGCCTTATGCGCAAAGGTAAATCGCAGCTATCTCAAAGGTATTTTGTAAATTTGCAGGATGAAGCAAAGCGAAGCTAAACTCTTTAAATTTCCGAAGTTCACTGATCTGATCATTCATGAAGATGAAAATATTATTGTAATCAATAAACCTCCTTTTATAGCCTCGCTTGACGAGCGTGAAGGCGGAGAAGTCAATATACTGCGTCTGGCTAAGAAATACTATGCCGAGGCACAGATTTGTCATCGGCTGGATAAGGAGACGTCTGGTATACTTCTTATCGCTAAAAACCCTGAAACTTACCGTTTGATCTCTATAGAATTTGAAAAAAGACGGGTAGATAAAACCTATCATGCTATTATAGAAGGAACTCATATTTTCCAGGATCTCAAAATAGATCTCCCGATTCTTAATCAGGGAAATAAGAATGTAACCATTGACCGATATAATGGTAAACCTGCCAAGACGATCTTTAATTCTATACAATACTTTAAGCACTTTACGTTAGTGGAGTGCAAACCGATTACGGGACGTATGCACCAGATTCGTATCCATTTGGCGACACAACATGCGGCTATTGTAGGAGATAGTATGTATAGAGGAAAACCGGTTTATCTTTCTCAAATCAAAAAGCGTGGATTTACATTGTCAAAGGACGAAGAAGAACAACCCATCATGAAGCGCTTTGCATTACATTCCAAAAAGGTGCGTTTTAAAGTTGCAGATAAGTCTTATGAGTTTGAGGCCGAATATCCAAAGGATTTCGCTATCTTACTCAAACAGTTAGAAAAATTTGATGCTTAAGTTATTTATTTTGTGATGAATCCAAAAACTAAAAAAATTGTAATTAATGTAGTTTTCGTTGTGCTGATCGCATTGCTGGTGTGGCCGACGAGTCGTGCTTATTTTCAGCAGGGACTTATGAAAATAGGCCTGTTCAAACCTAAGCTTGAAGTGCCGAAAACACCTGACTCCATACCAGAAGGGGCTAATGCTGTTAAAGCAGGAGAACCTAACCTTGCTTTTGTGGATGCTTCCGGCAAAACTATTCAGACACATGATCTCAAAGGAAAAGTGGTGTTTGTTAATTTTTGGGCAACCTGGTGTCCTCCGTGTAAAGCAGAAATGCCGTCTATCCAAAAGCTGTATGACAAGTTTAAAAACAACGATAAAGTAGCTTTTCTGATAGTAGAAATAGAAAACGATACAGAGAAAGCACAGCAGTTTATGCAGGAAGAAAAACTGACAATGCCTGTACACTTTCCTGCAGGAGAGATTCCGCAGACCTGGTTAGGAGGTTCTATTCCAACGACATTGATACTGAATAAAGCAGGAGAAATAGTAACCAGACATGAAGGAATGGCTGATTACAGCCGTAAAGAAGTTGTGGATTTTATACAGGAACTGATTAATAAATAAGATCCTTCCTTACTTTTCAATTTTTACTTTGAATTTTTAATATGACCAGAGCAGCGCTCATTCAACAAATCAAAACAAAGCGTTCATTTCTGTGTGTAGGTCTGGATACAGATCTGACTAAGATCCCTGAACATTTACTGGATAATGAAGATCCTATCTTTACGTTTAATAAAGCTATTATAGAAGCGACAGAGGATCTTTGCGTAGCGTATAAACCTAATATTGCTTTCTATGAAAGCTATGGAGTAAAGGGTTGGGATTCTCTGCGCAAGACTTGGGAAGCTTTACCTCAGGATTGTTTCAGTATAGCAGATGCCAAGCGTGGAGATATTGGCAATACGTCAAAAATGTATGCAAGTGCATTTTTCGATCAGCAAAACTCGGGTATGAGCTTTGACTCGATTACTATTGCTCCTTATATGGGTAAAGATTCGGTCACACCATTTTTAGATTTTGAAGGTAAATGGGCTATAGTATTGGCACTTACCTCTAATCCGGGAAGTCTGGATTTTCAGAATTTTACCAATTCCTCCGGAAAACAGTTGTTTGAAGAAGTATTGGATAAAGTAAATACCTGGGGATCGGACGAGCAGATTATGTATGTAGTAGGTGCAACCCGCGGTGAAGGATTTATCAAGATACGTGAGCATGCACCGGATCATTTTCTGCTTGTACCGGGTGTCGGTGCACAGGGAGGAAGTCTGGAAGATGTCTGTAAATATGGTATGAATAAGGATTGTGGACTACTGGTTAACAGTACCCGTGGTATTATCTATGCGTCAAATGGAAAAGACTTCGCCGAGCGTGCCAGAGAAGAGGCATTGATTCTTCAGAAAGAGATGGAGCAGCAATTAGTGCTACATGGCATTATTTAAGTTATAAAAGAGTATGCAGAAAGCTGCTTTAAAATCTAAAGCAGCTTTTTTTGTATTTTTCCTTTCTTAAAGAAAAAATAAACCCATTCTGCTTTCTGAATATGTTGCTGATAAATATCTCAGCGGTAAACAGATAATTTCAAACTACTTTTGTCGTTATATTGTTTTTATAGAATCATATTTCAGTACAAATCCGTAACTTTGGCCCATGCCAGAAAAAATTATTATTCTTGATTTTGGTTCACAGTATACACAGTTGATTGCCAGACGTGTGCGTGAACTAAGTGTGTATTGCGAAATCCATCCTTTTAATCATCTTCCGGAGTTTGATGAAACAGTAAAAGGTGTTATTTTCTCAGGGAGTCCGTACTCGGTACGCCAGGAAGATGCACCACAAATAGATTTTAAATCTATTCAGGATCGTTTCCCGTTATTAGGAGTGTGTTACGGAGCACAATATATTGCACAGCAATCCGGAGGAGATGTATTACCTTCGGAAATCAGAGAGTACGGACGTGCTAATTTACAATTTGTAGATGACGCTAATCCATTATTGGTAGGAGTACCGACACAGTCCCAGGTCTGGATGTCACATGGAGATACGATCAAAGATGTTCCGGCAAACTTTAAGATTATTGCCAGTACAGATAAAGTAAGAGTAGCAGCTTATCAGGTAGAAGGTACACAGACTTTCGGTATTCAGTTTCACCCTGAAGTGACACACAGCACTGATGGTCAGGTATTGCTTAAAAACTTTGTGGTTGATATCTGTGGATGCGAACAGGACTGGACAGCTGATGCTTTTGTAGAAACTACAGTTGCAGACCTTAAAAAACAATTAGGTAATGACCATGTGATTTTAGCACTTTCGGGTGGTGTCGATTCTACTGTAGCAGGCGTATTATTGCATCAGGCAATCGGTGAAAATCTTCACTGTATTTTCGTGGATCACGGATTACTGCGTAAAGACGAATACGAGCAGGTGTTGGATTCGTATAAAAATATGGGACTGAATATCAAAGGAATCAATGCTAAAGACTTATTCTATGGCAGATTGGCTGGCATTTCAGAGCCTGAACAAAAAAGAAAGATCATTGGTGCTTCCTTTATAGATGTTTTTGATGAAGCGGCAAAAGAGATTCAAAAAGAATTACCTGAAGGAGTAGAGGCTAAATGGTTGGGACAAGGTACAATCTATCCTGATATCATTGAATCTATATCAGTAAAAGGCCCCTCAGCGACGATCAAATCACATCATAATGTGGGTGGTCTTCCGGACTTTATGAAGTTAAAGGTTGTAGAACCACTGAAAACACTTTTCAAGGATGAGGTACGTAAAGTAGGAAAAACATTGAATGTAGATCCGGCTATTCTGGGAAGACATCCTTTTCCGGGACCGGGACTGGCAATACGCATTCTGGGAGATATTACTCCGGATCGTGTACGTATCTTACAGGAGGCAGACGATATCTACATCCGTAATCTGAAAGAATCCGGATGGTACGATAAAGTATGGCAGGCAGGAACCATATTCCTTCCGGTGAAATCTGTAGGTGTAATGGGAGACGAGCGTACATATGAGCATGTGGTAAGTTTGCGTGCTGTAGGTTCATTGGACGGTATGACTGCAGACTGGATTCACTTGCCATATGATCTTCTGGCAAAAATTTCTAACGAAATCATTAATCATGTTAAAGGAATCAACAGAGTTGTATATGATATCAGTTCCAAACCGCCGGCAACGATTGAGTGGGAATAATTTACTGTTGTTAGCAGCACTTTTACTGGCTGTTACATCATGTTCTCCTAAGACTACTGGCGTACTTCGTTCACCTGATTATAAAGGTGGAAATACAGGTGCTGCAACAGAGAAAAAGGATAAAGATAAGACTACGGTTAAAGAATTGTCACCGGCAGAGCAAAAGGCGGCAGCAAAAAGGGCTATGGTAAATCAGATAGCCCTGATTCTTCCTTTCCAGCTGACTTCTGTCAATACCAATCTTTTATCTGAAAATGATGTCAAGCGTGCAGCATTGGCACTGGACTTTTATCAGGGATTTCAGACCGGATTAGATGATCTGGCAAAGCAAGGTACTAATTTCACCTTAAATGTGCTGGATTCCCGGGATGATGTAGTACGTACTACAGCTATTGCCAAATCCGATGATGTGCAGTATGCTTCATTGATTGTAGGTCCTGTTTATCCTAAAGAGATTAAAACTTTCGGTGCAAATTCTGTAAACAGGAAAATTCTGCAGGTATCGCCGCTGGCAGCTACTATGCCTACAGAATTTAATAATCCTAACCTTGTGTCACTTACTCCGCCGATACGTGTACATATGCGGGAGATGGCAAAAGAGATTATCAAGGAGTACAATACCGGAGATGTTGTCATTGTCTACAATACCGGAGATGCAGACCACAAACAGTTCCTTACAGGATTTGATACAGAAATAACAGGAGCAAAGAAAAAACTGGATGTACGTTCGGTGACGAGCATAGATCAACTGAATCAGTCACTGACACAGACAGGTAAAAATATTATTGTCACAGGTACCACAAGTGCGGTACAGCTTAGAGCATTATTGAGTAATCTGGATGCTAAAAACCTGGAATCACCTTACAAATTTGCGATTTTCGGACATCCGACATGGGATAAGTTTGACTTTAAGGCATTCAGTAATGTTGATGACTATTCGATAACGATCAGTTCTTCATTTGTACTTTCTTCGTATTCATCTGCCGTGCGTAAATTTAAGACAACATATAAGGATACTTATGGAGTAGAGCCATCAGAATATTCATTTAAAGGGTATGATGCCGCTCAATACTTTGGAAGACTGATTGCCAAATATGGTAAAGATTACGCCACACATGTAGAAAGTGAAGAATTTGACGGATTGTCTAACTCCTTTAAATTCCAGTATAATGCTGCATGGGGATATGTCAACAATGCTGTTGGTTTCTTAGTGTACCGTAATGGTGCATTTCAATCAAAATAATAACCCTTACTATTGGGTAAGCTAATGGAGGTCAACGAAAGACGTATAGGGCAGCAAATTCGCAATTTTGAACGTGCGCTGTCTTCATATCCGAATAAAGAACCGTTCTCAAGGTTTTTAACACAGTTTTTTAAAGATAACAAGCAGATGGGGTCATCCGATAGACGGATGACTTCCAGGCTTTGCTATAACTTTTTCAGGTTAGGTAAAGCAGCGTCACAACTTTCGGTTACAGATCGGGTTGTGCTTGCTGAATTTCTGTGTGAAACAGAAAGTACGGTCGTTTCTTATTACAAACCTGACTGGACTTCACGATTAGGAGATTCTGTTTCCGATAAGATCGATTTTTTGGTTAGCCAGGATTTGATAAACCGCTCAGACCTCTTTCCTTTTCAACAACATTTGTCAGCTCCTATTGATACAGAGCTGTTCCTGCAAAGTCAACTGGTGCAACCGGATCTGTTTATCCGATTGAAAAGAGGATCAGAAGCTAAAGTAAAACATATCCTTACAGAAGCAGGAGTTGCATTTGAGAATGTTCGTCCACAGACATTAGCCTTACGTAACGGAACAAATCTGCAGCAGTTGAAAGGATTATCCGGACTTTATGAAGTACAGGATCTGTCTTCCCAAAAGACGATTGATCTGATAGAAGCAAAAGATGGTGAAAGCTGGTGGGACGCCTGTGCCGCATCGGGAGGAAAGGCTCTTCTTTTTCTGGATAAATATCCATCCGTAAAATTACTGGTGTCTGATATCCGTATGAGTATACTCCGTAATCTGGATGAGCGTTTTGATTTGGCCGGAATCAAAAATTACCGTAAAAAGGTTATTGATCTTACACATGATCCGTTAACGGTACTTAATAAGGAGTTGTTTGATGGCATCATTCTGGATGCGCCCTGTTCCGGTTCCGGTACATGGGGAAGAACACCGGAGATGATATCGCAGTTTAAGGAATCCACTATCGCTAATTTCTCCGTACTGCAACGTCAGATTGCGAAGAATGTATTACGTCACCTCAAAACGGGTAAAACCTTGTTATATATCACCTGTTCTGTTTTTAAAGAAGAGAATGAGGACGTCGTTAACTTTATCTGTGAACATCTGGGCTGTGAGCTCGAGGAAATGGTTACATTGAAGGGGTACGAACAGCAGGCCGACACCATGTTTGCGGCCCGGTTACGTAAAAAGTAACTTATTCTGCTTTTCCCGGAATCACCATGACCGGACATAATGATTTGCGTATTACACCTTCAGATACACTTCCTGAAATAAAATGATCAAATCCTGTACGGCCATTTGAGCCCATTATAATCAGATCAGCAGCCCATTCCTGTGCTACAGAGAGGATTTCCTGTTTGACAGAGCCCACCTTGTTGAACACAAAAACTTCATTCGCTTCTTCAAATTCCCGGCTTATTCTTTCCAGAAATTCCTGAGCTGATTTTTCCTGTATCTCCGTAACT
The Sphingobacterium spiritivorum genome window above contains:
- a CDS encoding RsmB/NOP family class I SAM-dependent RNA methyltransferase; the protein is MEVNERRIGQQIRNFERALSSYPNKEPFSRFLTQFFKDNKQMGSSDRRMTSRLCYNFFRLGKAASQLSVTDRVVLAEFLCETESTVVSYYKPDWTSRLGDSVSDKIDFLVSQDLINRSDLFPFQQHLSAPIDTELFLQSQLVQPDLFIRLKRGSEAKVKHILTEAGVAFENVRPQTLALRNGTNLQQLKGLSGLYEVQDLSSQKTIDLIEAKDGESWWDACAASGGKALLFLDKYPSVKLLVSDIRMSILRNLDERFDLAGIKNYRKKVIDLTHDPLTVLNKELFDGIILDAPCSGSGTWGRTPEMISQFKESTIANFSVLQRQIAKNVLRHLKTGKTLLYITCSVFKEENEDVVNFICEHLGCELEEMVTLKGYEQQADTMFAARLRKK
- a CDS encoding RluA family pseudouridine synthase, whose translation is MKQSEAKLFKFPKFTDLIIHEDENIIVINKPPFIASLDEREGGEVNILRLAKKYYAEAQICHRLDKETSGILLIAKNPETYRLISIEFEKRRVDKTYHAIIEGTHIFQDLKIDLPILNQGNKNVTIDRYNGKPAKTIFNSIQYFKHFTLVECKPITGRMHQIRIHLATQHAAIVGDSMYRGKPVYLSQIKKRGFTLSKDEEEQPIMKRFALHSKKVRFKVADKSYEFEAEYPKDFAILLKQLEKFDA
- the pyrF gene encoding orotidine-5'-phosphate decarboxylase — encoded protein: MTRAALIQQIKTKRSFLCVGLDTDLTKIPEHLLDNEDPIFTFNKAIIEATEDLCVAYKPNIAFYESYGVKGWDSLRKTWEALPQDCFSIADAKRGDIGNTSKMYASAFFDQQNSGMSFDSITIAPYMGKDSVTPFLDFEGKWAIVLALTSNPGSLDFQNFTNSSGKQLFEEVLDKVNTWGSDEQIMYVVGATRGEGFIKIREHAPDHFLLVPGVGAQGGSLEDVCKYGMNKDCGLLVNSTRGIIYASNGKDFAERAREEALILQKEMEQQLVLHGII
- a CDS encoding universal stress protein — protein: MTTVHPKFQRVLVAIDDSPCSLKAIEYAKEVTKLLKTSIALVTVVPPATPASYGADPLLGQQPIIVPEVTEIQEKSAQEFLERISREFEEANEVFVFNKVGSVKQEILSVAQEWAADLIIMGSNGRTGFDHFISGSVSEGVIRKSLCPVMVIPGKAE
- a CDS encoding TlpA family protein disulfide reductase, encoding MNPKTKKIVINVVFVVLIALLVWPTSRAYFQQGLMKIGLFKPKLEVPKTPDSIPEGANAVKAGEPNLAFVDASGKTIQTHDLKGKVVFVNFWATWCPPCKAEMPSIQKLYDKFKNNDKVAFLIVEIENDTEKAQQFMQEEKLTMPVHFPAGEIPQTWLGGSIPTTLILNKAGEIVTRHEGMADYSRKEVVDFIQELINK
- the panB gene encoding 3-methyl-2-oxobutanoate hydroxymethyltransferase, whose product is MSVNKEITRITTSTIQELKNRKEKIAMLTGYDYSIARALDEGGVEIILVGDSAANVFAGYETTLPMTLDNMIYHASAVVRGTKRAMVVVDLPFGAYQGDINDAYKAAVRVMKESGAHALKLEGGVEIIENIRKIVETGIPVCGHLGLTPQSIYKFGNFGVRAKEEAEAEKLKTDALALQEAGCFAVVLEKIPAKLAAEVSASLHIPTIGIGAGNGCDGQVLVVNDMLGLTKGFKPKFLRQYLNLYEEMTKAFGQYVADVKSVNYPNENEQY
- a CDS encoding ABC transporter substrate-binding protein is translated as MISVPNRRQRLSGNNLLLLAALLLAVTSCSPKTTGVLRSPDYKGGNTGAATEKKDKDKTTVKELSPAEQKAAAKRAMVNQIALILPFQLTSVNTNLLSENDVKRAALALDFYQGFQTGLDDLAKQGTNFTLNVLDSRDDVVRTTAIAKSDDVQYASLIVGPVYPKEIKTFGANSVNRKILQVSPLAATMPTEFNNPNLVSLTPPIRVHMREMAKEIIKEYNTGDVVIVYNTGDADHKQFLTGFDTEITGAKKKLDVRSVTSIDQLNQSLTQTGKNIIVTGTTSAVQLRALLSNLDAKNLESPYKFAIFGHPTWDKFDFKAFSNVDDYSITISSSFVLSSYSSAVRKFKTTYKDTYGVEPSEYSFKGYDAAQYFGRLIAKYGKDYATHVESEEFDGLSNSFKFQYNAAWGYVNNAVGFLVYRNGAFQSK
- the guaA gene encoding glutamine-hydrolyzing GMP synthase, which gives rise to MPEKIIILDFGSQYTQLIARRVRELSVYCEIHPFNHLPEFDETVKGVIFSGSPYSVRQEDAPQIDFKSIQDRFPLLGVCYGAQYIAQQSGGDVLPSEIREYGRANLQFVDDANPLLVGVPTQSQVWMSHGDTIKDVPANFKIIASTDKVRVAAYQVEGTQTFGIQFHPEVTHSTDGQVLLKNFVVDICGCEQDWTADAFVETTVADLKKQLGNDHVILALSGGVDSTVAGVLLHQAIGENLHCIFVDHGLLRKDEYEQVLDSYKNMGLNIKGINAKDLFYGRLAGISEPEQKRKIIGASFIDVFDEAAKEIQKELPEGVEAKWLGQGTIYPDIIESISVKGPSATIKSHHNVGGLPDFMKLKVVEPLKTLFKDEVRKVGKTLNVDPAILGRHPFPGPGLAIRILGDITPDRVRILQEADDIYIRNLKESGWYDKVWQAGTIFLPVKSVGVMGDERTYEHVVSLRAVGSLDGMTADWIHLPYDLLAKISNEIINHVKGINRVVYDISSKPPATIEWE